One stretch of Lysobacterales bacterium DNA includes these proteins:
- a CDS encoding serine/threonine protein kinase, with amino-acid sequence MKPIDERAQLTEAELDDVLDLPPDQRARAIARVAVHDPAKAEALKRWLRAIDASDGLLDVASISRRNLIGGQTIGRWSVIREIATGGFAQVYEVERADHAYAQRGALKRQRADREGEDWRIAHERKLLARLDHPGIARLLDGGVAADGASYLVTEYVAGRALDDWLAACNPGSAERIAVMLQLVDAVAAAHAQGVAHGDLKPGNILVDGQRARMIDFGASRLTGPAVAGGEIRDPSLTPRYAAPERLRGAPSDAAADQFSLGLLLHLLLAGALPAARRAATLDELTADTQPPVVDLASVRTTGVRHGLRDLEAILQRCLQPDPLQRHPSVTALQADLLQWQRHRPIAARHWSAMERLQQIAADSPRTTGLLALLALAALLLALDDLRLRGVFDATLR; translated from the coding sequence GTGAAACCGATCGACGAGCGCGCCCAGCTTACCGAGGCGGAGCTCGACGATGTGCTCGACCTCCCCCCGGATCAACGCGCACGCGCGATTGCGCGGGTCGCCGTGCACGACCCGGCCAAGGCCGAGGCCCTCAAGCGCTGGCTGCGCGCGATCGACGCCTCGGACGGCCTGCTCGATGTCGCATCGATATCGCGGCGCAACCTCATCGGCGGCCAGACCATCGGCCGCTGGTCCGTGATCCGCGAGATCGCCACCGGCGGCTTCGCGCAGGTGTACGAAGTCGAACGCGCCGACCATGCCTACGCGCAACGTGGCGCGCTCAAGCGGCAGCGCGCCGACCGCGAGGGCGAAGACTGGCGCATCGCGCACGAGCGCAAGCTACTGGCGCGCCTCGACCACCCGGGCATCGCGCGACTGCTCGACGGCGGCGTCGCAGCCGACGGCGCCTCCTACCTGGTCACCGAATACGTCGCCGGCCGCGCACTCGACGACTGGCTGGCGGCGTGCAACCCGGGCAGCGCGGAACGCATCGCGGTCATGCTGCAACTGGTGGACGCGGTCGCTGCGGCGCACGCACAGGGCGTAGCGCACGGCGACTTGAAGCCCGGCAACATCCTAGTCGATGGCCAGCGCGCGCGCATGATCGATTTCGGCGCCTCGCGCCTGACCGGTCCCGCGGTTGCCGGCGGCGAGATCCGCGACCCCTCGCTGACGCCGCGCTATGCAGCGCCCGAACGCTTGCGTGGCGCCCCCTCCGACGCCGCCGCCGATCAGTTCTCGCTGGGCCTGCTCCTGCACCTGCTGCTGGCCGGCGCGCTGCCGGCTGCGCGCCGCGCGGCAACCCTGGATGAGCTGACCGCGGACACACAGCCACCGGTCGTCGATCTTGCATCGGTACGTACGACTGGAGTGCGGCACGGGCTGCGCGATCTCGAAGCCATCCTGCAGCGCTGCCTGCAGCCCGATCCCCTGCAGCGCCATCCCTCGGTCACGGCGCTGCAGGCCGATCTGCTGCAGTGGCAACGGCACCGCCCGATCGCGGCGCGGCACTGGTCCGCCATGGAACGGCTGCAGCAGATCGCTGCGGATTCGCCGAGGACCACCGGGTTGCTGGCGCTGCTCGCGCTCGCTGCCCTGCTGCTCGCCCTCGACGACCTGCGCCTGCGCGGCGTGTTCGACGCCACCTTGCGCTGA
- a CDS encoding PD40 domain-containing protein: MSANGRYLGFYSYATNLVPGDHNGSSDVFVLDLQTGQLRRVSLDSAGTEGNGNSIWSSLSADGHYVAFSSDASNLVHGDTNAQRDIFVHDTQSARTTRISVNSAGAQSDGASYRPEASADGSHVAFHSMATNLVPGDTNAVWDAFVHDLQTGQTQRISVDSSGGQTDLDSYGVSVSADGQVLAFFSRATALVAGDSNGRWDIFVHDRTSGLTTRVSVDSAGNQGDGDSQWPSLSADGRFVAFYSLATNLVPGDTNARADAFVHDRSNGQTTRVSLDSTGTQGDGDTYGVRISADGQRVAFHSYASNLVSADSNGLEDVFVHDRASGRTTRISESDFGVGGDGDSYQPSLSANGRRVAFASAATQLVPGDSNNVSDVFLWLQDSAVPVPLLGHRAIVLICALLALGAWAVERRRRHA, translated from the coding sequence ATCTCCGCCAACGGTCGCTACTTGGGCTTTTACTCCTATGCCACCAATCTGGTGCCCGGAGACCACAACGGCAGTTCGGACGTGTTCGTTCTGGACCTCCAGACCGGCCAACTCCGGCGCGTCAGCCTCGATAGTGCGGGTACCGAGGGCAACGGCAACAGCATCTGGTCCAGCCTCTCGGCTGACGGTCACTACGTCGCGTTCTCCTCCGATGCCAGCAATCTGGTGCACGGCGACACCAATGCTCAGCGCGACATCTTCGTGCACGATACGCAGTCCGCACGAACCACGCGCATCAGCGTGAACAGCGCGGGCGCGCAGAGCGATGGCGCCAGCTACCGTCCGGAAGCTTCCGCCGACGGAAGCCATGTCGCGTTCCACTCCATGGCCACCAACCTGGTGCCGGGGGACACCAATGCCGTGTGGGATGCGTTCGTGCACGACCTGCAAACTGGCCAGACGCAGCGCATCAGCGTGGACAGTTCGGGTGGCCAGACCGATCTCGACAGCTACGGCGTGAGCGTCTCGGCAGACGGCCAAGTCCTCGCGTTCTTCTCCCGAGCCACCGCACTCGTGGCGGGCGACAGCAACGGCAGGTGGGACATCTTCGTGCATGATCGGACCTCCGGCCTGACCACCCGCGTCAGTGTTGACAGCGCGGGTAACCAGGGCGATGGCGACAGCCAGTGGCCCAGCCTCTCGGCGGATGGGCGCTTCGTCGCCTTCTATTCCCTCGCGACCAATCTCGTTCCGGGGGACACCAATGCGCGTGCGGACGCCTTCGTACATGACCGCAGCAACGGCCAGACCACCCGTGTCAGCCTGGATAGCACCGGCACCCAGGGTGATGGCGACACCTATGGCGTCCGCATATCGGCCGACGGCCAGCGGGTCGCCTTCCACTCCTACGCGTCCAACCTGGTATCTGCGGACAGCAACGGGCTCGAGGATGTCTTCGTGCATGACCGAGCTTCGGGACGAACCACCCGCATCAGCGAGAGCGATTTCGGGGTGGGGGGTGATGGCGACAGCTATCAACCCAGCCTCTCGGCCAACGGAAGGCGCGTGGCATTCGCATCCGCCGCTACCCAACTGGTACCAGGCGACAGCAACAACGTTTCCGACGTCTTCCTGTGGCTGCAAGACAGCGCCGTCCCTGTGCCACTGCTCGGGCATCGTGCCATCGTGCTGATCTGCGCCCTGCTCGCGCTCGGCGCATGGGCGGTCGAACGGCGCCGGCGACACGCCTGA
- the tldD gene encoding metalloprotease TldD: MPNSLALAESRLLAPGGLSADQLGRVFSRLMSPGIDAADLYFQHSRHESWVLEDGIVKEGSHNIEQGVGVRAVSGEKTGFAYSDEIVLPALLEAAASARAIARAGQDGTDRSLTQVRGHALYAPADPIDSVPVERKVALLREIDAYTRSLDPRVKQVVCSLSAALETVLVAHSDGTLAADVRPLVRFNVNVIVEHNGRRESGNAGGGGRFSYAELLGGDFPQMQAREAVRGALVNLEAVDAPAGEMPVVLGPGWPGVLLHEAVGHGLEGDFNRKGLSAYAGRVGERVASPLVTVVDDGTLAGRRGSLNIDDEGTPTQCTTLIENGVLKGYLQDKLNAGLMGVAPTGNGRRESFAMLPMPRMTNTCMLAGTSDPGEIIASVERGLYAPNFGGGQVDITSGKFVFSASEAYLIEHGKITRPVKGATLIGSGPEAMQRISMVGNDMKLDSGVGVCGKDGQSVPVGVGQPTLKIDALTVGGTRV, from the coding sequence ATGCCGAACAGCCTTGCCCTCGCCGAATCGCGCCTGCTCGCGCCTGGCGGCTTGTCCGCCGACCAGCTCGGCCGCGTGTTCTCGCGCCTGATGTCGCCTGGCATCGACGCCGCCGATCTGTACTTCCAGCATTCGCGCCACGAGAGCTGGGTGCTGGAAGACGGCATCGTCAAGGAGGGTTCGCACAACATCGAGCAGGGTGTCGGCGTGCGCGCGGTCAGTGGCGAGAAGACCGGCTTTGCCTATTCCGACGAAATCGTGTTGCCGGCACTGCTTGAAGCCGCCGCGTCGGCGCGCGCAATCGCCCGTGCCGGACAGGACGGGACCGATCGTTCGCTGACGCAGGTGCGCGGACATGCGCTGTATGCGCCCGCAGATCCGATCGACTCGGTGCCGGTGGAGCGCAAGGTGGCGCTGCTGCGTGAGATCGACGCCTACACGCGTTCGCTCGATCCGCGCGTGAAGCAAGTGGTGTGCAGCCTGTCGGCGGCGCTGGAAACGGTGCTGGTGGCGCACAGCGACGGCACCCTCGCCGCCGATGTGCGGCCGCTGGTGCGCTTCAACGTCAACGTGATCGTCGAACACAACGGTCGTCGCGAATCCGGCAACGCTGGCGGGGGCGGACGTTTCAGTTACGCCGAGCTGCTGGGCGGCGATTTCCCGCAGATGCAGGCGCGCGAAGCGGTACGTGGTGCGCTGGTGAATCTGGAAGCGGTCGATGCGCCGGCCGGCGAGATGCCGGTGGTGCTTGGTCCGGGCTGGCCGGGGGTGTTGCTGCACGAAGCAGTCGGCCATGGGCTCGAGGGCGACTTCAATCGCAAGGGCCTGTCGGCCTATGCCGGGCGCGTCGGCGAGCGCGTGGCGTCGCCACTGGTGACCGTGGTCGATGACGGCACCCTGGCCGGTCGTCGCGGTTCTTTGAACATCGACGACGAGGGCACGCCGACGCAGTGCACGACGCTGATCGAGAACGGCGTGCTCAAGGGCTACCTGCAGGACAAGTTGAACGCCGGGCTGATGGGCGTGGCGCCGACCGGCAATGGCCGTCGCGAGAGCTTCGCGATGCTGCCGATGCCGCGCATGACCAACACCTGCATGCTCGCCGGCACGTCCGATCCGGGCGAGATCATCGCCTCGGTCGAGCGTGGCCTGTATGCGCCGAACTTCGGTGGCGGCCAGGTCGACATCACCTCGGGCAAGTTCGTGTTCTCGGCGAGCGAGGCGTATCTGATCGAGCACGGCAAGATCACGCGACCGGTGAAGGGCGCAACCCTGATCGGCTCCGGCCCCGAAGCCATGCAGCGCATCTCGATGGTCGGCAACGACATGAAACTCGACAGTGGTGTCGGCGTCTGCGGCAAGGACGGCCAGAGCGTACCGGTCGGCGTCGGCCAGCCCACGCTCAAGATCGATGCGCTGACTGTGGGCGGGACGCGGGTTTGA
- a CDS encoding DUF615 domain-containing protein, whose translation MHDEKIDWDEYYGGPSRSMEKREALDVLALAKELVALPPRELDRVPLSEALRGHVQEAQRITAHVAHKRQVQFLAKQMRKHDEELPAIRTALEAPKAERRRAASALHRIEEWRDKLLRDGDDAINELLAALPNADRQQLRQLLRTAKAEALANKPPAAARQLFRAIQAAYGEAIEPRDLDDIAAGNDTP comes from the coding sequence ATGCACGACGAGAAGATCGACTGGGACGAGTACTACGGCGGGCCGAGCCGCAGCATGGAAAAGCGCGAAGCGCTGGACGTGCTCGCGCTGGCCAAGGAACTGGTCGCGCTGCCACCGCGCGAACTCGACCGCGTACCGCTTTCGGAAGCGTTGCGTGGCCACGTGCAAGAGGCGCAGCGCATCACCGCGCACGTCGCGCACAAGCGCCAGGTGCAATTCCTGGCCAAGCAGATGCGCAAGCACGACGAGGAACTGCCCGCCATTCGCACTGCGCTCGAAGCGCCCAAGGCCGAACGCCGCCGCGCCGCCTCCGCACTGCACCGCATCGAGGAATGGCGCGACAAGCTGCTTCGCGACGGCGACGACGCGATCAACGAACTGCTCGCCGCCCTGCCGAACGCCGACCGCCAGCAACTGCGCCAACTGCTGCGCACGGCCAAGGCCGAGGCCCTGGCCAACAAGCCGCCCGCCGCCGCGCGGCAACTGTTCCGCGCCATCCAGGCTGCCTACGGCGAAGCGATCGAGCCGCGGGATCTGGACGACATCGCGGCGGGCAACGACACGCCTTGA
- a CDS encoding NAD(P)-dependent alcohol dehydrogenase yields the protein MSTQTPAWVATAAGAGFSLREIDLGPLRDDQVEVAVEHCGLCRSDLAMWRNEWGRSHYPFVGGHEVIGRVVQLGSGARGVCPGQRVGIGWISHSCLACEPCRGGALHQCETLGRLLIDGVGGFAARVRAHWAWVFPLPDGLPAAEAGPLFCAGITVFHPIAQFVRPVHRVAVVGIGGLGHLAVQFLRAFGCEVVAFVQRAEDCVDAVCVGAHQALPAGSDADVLRRCGPFDLVLVTTSGGIDLQAFVGALGHRGRLHVLGVGSAPAAFSADELMGRGASFSASAIGSPAHMLEMLRFAERHRILPQVEHLPMSAIDTAMQRLEAGDVRYRLVLDADFD from the coding sequence ATGTCCACGCAGACGCCGGCATGGGTCGCGACCGCGGCGGGAGCTGGGTTCTCGTTGCGCGAAATCGACCTCGGGCCCTTGCGCGATGACCAGGTGGAGGTCGCTGTCGAACACTGCGGGCTGTGTCGTTCCGACCTGGCCATGTGGCGCAATGAATGGGGGCGTTCGCACTACCCGTTCGTGGGCGGCCACGAGGTGATCGGCCGGGTGGTGCAACTGGGCAGTGGCGCGCGTGGCGTTTGCCCGGGACAGCGCGTTGGTATCGGCTGGATCAGCCATTCCTGCCTGGCTTGCGAGCCGTGTCGGGGCGGTGCGTTGCACCAGTGCGAGACGCTCGGGCGGCTGCTGATTGATGGTGTCGGTGGCTTCGCCGCGCGCGTGCGTGCGCACTGGGCTTGGGTGTTTCCGCTGCCCGACGGTCTGCCGGCCGCCGAGGCCGGCCCGCTGTTTTGTGCCGGAATTACCGTTTTTCATCCGATCGCGCAGTTCGTGCGTCCGGTGCATCGCGTGGCGGTGGTCGGTATCGGCGGGCTTGGGCATCTGGCGGTGCAGTTCCTGCGCGCATTCGGCTGTGAGGTGGTGGCATTCGTGCAGCGCGCCGAAGACTGCGTCGATGCCGTTTGTGTGGGCGCCCACCAGGCGCTGCCGGCGGGCTCGGATGCCGACGTGCTGCGTCGCTGCGGGCCCTTTGACCTGGTGCTGGTGACGACGTCGGGCGGTATCGACCTGCAGGCATTCGTGGGGGCGCTCGGACATCGGGGGCGGTTGCACGTGCTCGGCGTGGGCTCTGCGCCCGCCGCCTTCTCGGCGGATGAACTGATGGGTCGAGGCGCGTCGTTCTCTGCGTCGGCGATCGGCAGCCCCGCGCATATGCTGGAAATGCTGCGATTTGCGGAACGCCACCGCATCCTGCCGCAGGTCGAGCACCTGCCGATGTCGGCCATCGATACGGCAATGCAGCGGCTGGAGGCCGGCGACGTGCGCTACCGCCTGGTGCTGGACGCGGACTTCGACTGA
- the pyrF gene encoding orotidine-5'-phosphate decarboxylase: protein MNFRQQLESRWRDADTLLCVGLDPDPRRLPRALRDAPDAVLRFCTAIVDATADLACAFKPQIAYFHAARAEDQLERLIAHIHGRHPGIPVILDAKRGDIGATAEQYAREAFERYNADALTVNPYMGLDSIEPYLAYPERGLIVLCRTSNPGGSDLQGLELSNGRRLYEHVAELVAGPWNRHGQNALVVGATFPEELARVRALVGDLPLLVPGIGAQGGDIDATVRAGATAAGGLMINSSRAILYASEGLDFAEAARRVALDTRNAVRQELKEPHR, encoded by the coding sequence ATGAACTTCCGTCAACAGCTCGAATCGCGCTGGCGCGATGCCGACACCCTGCTCTGCGTCGGACTCGATCCTGACCCGCGGCGCCTGCCGCGCGCGTTGCGCGACGCGCCGGACGCGGTGCTGCGCTTCTGCACCGCGATCGTCGATGCCACCGCCGATCTCGCCTGCGCGTTCAAGCCGCAGATCGCCTACTTCCATGCCGCCCGCGCCGAAGACCAACTGGAACGCCTGATCGCGCACATCCACGGCCGCCATCCCGGCATCCCGGTGATCCTAGACGCCAAGCGCGGCGATATCGGCGCCACCGCCGAGCAATACGCGCGTGAGGCCTTCGAGCGCTACAACGCCGACGCGCTGACGGTGAATCCGTACATGGGCCTCGACTCGATCGAACCCTATCTCGCCTATCCGGAGCGCGGCCTGATCGTGCTCTGCCGCACCAGCAACCCCGGCGGTTCCGACCTGCAGGGTCTCGAACTTTCGAACGGCCGGCGCCTCTATGAGCACGTCGCCGAACTCGTCGCCGGCCCCTGGAACCGCCACGGCCAGAACGCGCTGGTGGTCGGCGCCACCTTTCCCGAGGAACTGGCCCGCGTGCGCGCCTTGGTCGGCGACCTGCCCCTGCTCGTCCCCGGCATCGGCGCGCAGGGCGGCGACATCGACGCGACCGTGCGCGCCGGCGCCACCGCTGCCGGCGGCCTGATGATCAACTCCTCGCGCGCCATTCTCTACGCCAGCGAAGGACTCGACTTCGCCGAGGCCGCGCGCCGCGTGGCGCTCGATACCCGCAACGCCGTCCGCCAGGAGCTGAAGGAACCGCACCGATGA
- a CDS encoding sigma-70 family RNA polymerase sigma factor — protein sequence MTAPSDPDHADALRSMIAAISDTRRIGESDLTEWLRLTQSDLRRIAHGARSDTRASETLSTTALINETYLRFAQSDSRFADRKHFLATASRAMRQILLDYARIQRAQKRGGGATHEPLEAATQVAAAQPIAEELLELDSALEQLAEVLPRAARVVELRYFCGLDDRETGEVLGVEESTVRRDWLKARAWLLMHLEAAS from the coding sequence ATGACTGCGCCCTCGGATCCCGACCACGCAGACGCGCTGCGATCAATGATCGCGGCAATTTCCGACACGCGCCGGATCGGCGAGTCAGACCTGACCGAATGGCTCAGACTCACGCAGTCCGATCTGCGCCGCATCGCGCACGGCGCGCGCAGCGACACGCGCGCATCGGAAACGCTCTCGACGACGGCACTGATCAACGAAACCTATCTTCGCTTCGCGCAGTCCGATTCCCGCTTCGCGGATCGCAAGCACTTCCTGGCGACCGCTTCGCGCGCAATGCGCCAGATCCTGCTCGATTACGCGCGCATCCAACGTGCACAAAAACGTGGCGGCGGCGCCACACACGAGCCCCTGGAAGCCGCGACGCAGGTTGCCGCAGCGCAACCGATCGCCGAAGAGTTGCTGGAGCTGGATTCGGCACTCGAGCAACTGGCGGAAGTACTGCCGCGTGCAGCGCGGGTCGTCGAATTGCGTTACTTCTGCGGACTCGACGATCGTGAGACCGGCGAGGTACTCGGCGTCGAGGAAAGCACCGTCCGTCGCGACTGGCTCAAGGCCCGCGCCTGGCTGCTGATGCATCTGGAAGCGGCCTCGTGA
- a CDS encoding peptidase, which yields MKRLIALGACAALASSTVGAATITIVNLDGAGEGFNDPTPVAALPSNPFTTRGAQRLHVFQTAANQWGALLQSNIEIRVQAAFNPLTCSGTSATLGSAGATTVHADFTNAPVAGVWYCPALASSLANSDVNGAGTNDINSQFNVDIDNGTCLTGTTGWYYSTAASDATPAGYIPLLPVVFHELAHGLGFQTFTSSSTGAFFSGTPAIWDTFLADATSGTTWFNMADNATRQASAISDPNLIWKGPNVTAEQGNFLLGAPILRITAPAAIVGDKTAQAAAFGSYAPAGGLPGEIIAAADGAGASTLDGCEALTNGAQISGKIALMVRGNCNFTVKVKNAQNAGAIAAVIDNNAASGLPGMGGSDPTVTIPSLGISQADGNAIRAQLALPVTVNGTLTYLPTLAGTQVSGGTRYVRMNAPNPVQPGSSVSHWTVDTFPNLLMEPALNTSIFDDVDLTIPLFKDIGWNIAAPDALFGDGFE from the coding sequence ATGAAACGACTGATCGCACTCGGCGCATGCGCCGCCCTCGCCAGCAGCACCGTCGGTGCCGCCACCATCACCATCGTCAACCTTGACGGCGCCGGGGAAGGCTTCAACGACCCGACGCCGGTCGCAGCACTGCCGAGCAATCCGTTCACCACGCGCGGTGCGCAGCGTCTGCACGTGTTCCAGACCGCCGCCAACCAGTGGGGCGCGCTGCTGCAGAGCAATATCGAAATCCGCGTGCAGGCGGCGTTCAATCCGCTTACCTGCAGCGGCACCAGCGCCACGCTCGGCTCGGCCGGCGCCACCACCGTGCACGCCGACTTCACGAATGCCCCGGTGGCGGGCGTCTGGTATTGCCCCGCACTGGCGAGCTCGCTCGCCAACAGCGACGTCAACGGCGCCGGCACCAACGACATCAACTCGCAGTTCAACGTCGACATCGACAACGGCACCTGCCTGACCGGCACCACCGGGTGGTACTACTCGACCGCGGCCTCGGACGCGACGCCGGCCGGGTACATCCCGCTGCTGCCGGTGGTGTTCCATGAACTCGCACACGGGCTCGGCTTCCAGACCTTCACCAGCTCCAGCACCGGCGCCTTCTTCAGCGGCACGCCGGCGATCTGGGACACCTTCCTGGCCGATGCCACGAGCGGCACCACCTGGTTCAACATGGCCGACAACGCCACCCGCCAGGCTTCCGCAATCAGCGACCCGAACCTGATCTGGAAGGGCCCGAACGTGACCGCGGAACAGGGCAACTTCCTGCTCGGCGCGCCGATCCTGCGCATCACCGCGCCGGCGGCGATCGTTGGCGACAAGACCGCCCAGGCCGCGGCCTTCGGTTCGTATGCACCGGCCGGCGGGCTTCCCGGCGAAATCATCGCCGCTGCCGACGGCGCTGGCGCTTCCACGCTGGATGGCTGCGAGGCCTTGACCAATGGCGCGCAAATCTCCGGCAAGATCGCGCTGATGGTGCGCGGCAACTGCAACTTCACGGTCAAGGTGAAGAACGCGCAGAACGCCGGGGCGATCGCGGCAGTGATCGACAACAACGCCGCCAGCGGCCTGCCCGGCATGGGCGGCTCCGACCCCACCGTCACCATTCCCTCGCTCGGCATCTCGCAGGCCGACGGCAATGCCATCCGCGCGCAATTGGCGCTGCCGGTCACCGTCAACGGCACCCTCACCTACCTGCCGACGCTGGCCGGTACCCAGGTCAGCGGCGGCACCCGTTACGTGCGCATGAACGCGCCGAACCCGGTGCAGCCGGGTTCATCGGTGTCGCACTGGACCGTCGATACCTTCCCGAACCTGCTGATGGAACCGGCGCTCAACACCAGCATCTTCGACGACGTCGACCTGACCATCCCGCTGTTCAAGGACATCGGCTGGAACATCGCGGCGCCGGACGCGCTGTTCGGCGACGGCTTCGAGTAA
- a CDS encoding LysR family transcriptional regulator, translating to MTTSDQPALAVTVALLRETSLAKAAAGLGIARDAVLVAVRATEQMLGVRLFVFATGSVDRIEVTADGRRFLHLAPQLMAHERRFVNAFSADCAAQPLRVLASQYLASYLLIDILGRYKRAYPRAPLRLSIRTEQQILGALLQCEERTVGFAAPVDFSEDVRYLHWFDLNWSLLVPESHRFAAYARAVSLRELADEELILFEQGSTGRQHVLEALHAAQVRPCCGMQATGTHTIVQMVEAGFGVAILPLLASGRVTAGHAVRVVPLVEPVQPIQSGILVANAWAEDPQILDLIAFVRAAAV from the coding sequence ATGACGACGAGCGACCAACCGGCCCTCGCCGTGACCGTCGCGTTGCTGCGAGAGACATCGCTGGCCAAGGCTGCGGCCGGGCTGGGTATCGCGAGGGACGCTGTGTTGGTGGCGGTGCGTGCGACCGAGCAGATGCTTGGGGTCCGGCTATTCGTGTTTGCAACCGGATCGGTGGATCGCATCGAAGTCACTGCGGATGGGCGCCGCTTCTTGCACCTGGCTCCGCAGCTGATGGCACACGAGCGTCGGTTCGTGAATGCGTTCAGCGCGGACTGCGCTGCACAGCCGCTGCGTGTGCTGGCCAGTCAGTACTTGGCGTCCTATCTGCTCATCGACATCCTGGGGCGTTACAAACGGGCGTACCCCAGGGCGCCGCTGCGTCTGAGCATCCGCACCGAACAGCAGATTCTCGGGGCGCTGCTGCAATGCGAGGAGCGCACGGTCGGCTTCGCCGCACCGGTCGATTTTTCCGAGGACGTGCGGTACCTGCATTGGTTCGACCTGAACTGGTCGCTGCTCGTGCCCGAGTCGCATCGGTTCGCAGCGTACGCGCGCGCGGTTTCGCTGCGCGAACTCGCCGATGAGGAGTTGATTCTGTTCGAGCAGGGATCCACCGGGCGCCAGCATGTGCTGGAGGCCTTGCACGCCGCGCAGGTGCGTCCCTGTTGCGGCATGCAAGCGACCGGCACGCACACCATCGTGCAGATGGTCGAGGCCGGGTTCGGCGTGGCGATCCTGCCGTTGTTGGCCTCCGGTCGGGTGACTGCCGGGCACGCGGTACGAGTCGTTCCGCTGGTCGAGCCGGTGCAGCCGATCCAGTCCGGAATCCTGGTGGCCAACGCCTGGGCGGAAGATCCGCAGATCCTCGACCTGATCGCGTTCGTGCGCGCCGCGGCGGTCTGA
- the pmbA gene encoding metalloprotease PmbA, producing MSAELSRPASPERSLDELANLAEDVLARCRKLGASQAEVSLNLDAGLDVNVRMGEVETVEHSRDRGVAITVYFGGRKGSASTADVQAASIATSIEQACAIARHTEEDPCAGLADAARMATFFPDLDHWHPWELDANHAIELGIAAEAAGRALDARLHNSDGASVSTSSSVAVYANSHGFLGRESGTRHSISCSLLGEDGQAMQRDYWYTTAVAREDLETAEAVGRRAAERTLARLNPRKLGTRTCPVLFAPELARSLIGHLVGAVSGGALYRRASFLLDSVGERLFPDWFSILERPHLKRGAGSGAFDGEGVATVDSDLVRDGVLARYILGSYSARKLGLESTGNAGGIHNLVVPANAGDFADLLRRLDTGLLVTELMGQGVNTVTGDYSRGAAGFWVEHGAIAYPVDEVTIAGNLREMFRRVVAVGSDIDRRGPILTGSILIERMTVAGE from the coding sequence GTGAGCGCTGAACTCTCCCGCCCCGCATCGCCCGAGCGATCCCTCGACGAACTCGCCAACCTGGCCGAGGATGTGCTCGCGCGTTGCCGCAAGCTCGGTGCTTCGCAGGCCGAGGTGAGCCTGAACCTCGACGCCGGGCTCGATGTCAACGTGCGCATGGGCGAGGTCGAGACGGTCGAGCACAGTCGCGACCGCGGCGTGGCGATCACCGTGTATTTCGGCGGGCGCAAGGGCTCGGCCAGCACCGCCGACGTGCAAGCGGCCTCGATCGCCACCTCGATCGAACAGGCCTGCGCGATCGCCCGTCACACCGAGGAAGATCCCTGCGCCGGGCTCGCCGATGCCGCGCGCATGGCCACGTTCTTTCCCGATCTCGACCATTGGCACCCGTGGGAGCTGGACGCGAACCATGCGATCGAGCTCGGCATCGCCGCCGAAGCCGCCGGACGCGCGCTCGATGCGCGCCTGCACAATTCCGACGGTGCCAGCGTCTCGACCAGCAGCAGCGTTGCGGTCTATGCGAACAGCCACGGCTTCCTCGGGCGCGAGTCCGGCACCCGGCATTCGATTTCGTGCTCGCTGCTCGGCGAGGACGGCCAGGCCATGCAGCGCGATTATTGGTACACCACCGCCGTCGCGCGCGAGGACCTGGAGACCGCGGAGGCGGTCGGCCGTCGCGCCGCCGAGCGCACGCTGGCGCGGCTGAATCCACGCAAGCTCGGGACGCGCACCTGTCCGGTGCTGTTCGCACCCGAACTCGCGCGCTCGCTGATCGGACATCTGGTCGGCGCCGTCAGCGGTGGCGCCCTGTATCGGCGTGCGTCGTTCCTGCTCGACAGCGTCGGCGAGCGGTTGTTTCCGGACTGGTTCTCGATTCTCGAACGGCCGCACCTGAAACGCGGCGCCGGTTCCGGTGCCTTCGACGGCGAAGGCGTGGCCACCGTCGATTCGGATCTGGTGCGCGACGGCGTGCTCGCGCGCTACATCCTCGGCTCGTATTCGGCGCGCAAGCTCGGGCTTGAAAGCACCGGCAACGCCGGCGGCATCCACAACCTGGTGGTGCCGGCGAACGCCGGCGACTTCGCCGATCTGCTGCGTCGCCTCGACACCGGCCTGCTGGTCACCGAACTGATGGGCCAGGGCGTCAACACCGTGACCGGCGACTACTCGCGCGGTGCCGCCGGCTTCTGGGTCGAGCACGGCGCCATCGCCTATCCGGTGGACGAGGTCACCATCGCCGGCAACCTGCGCGAGATGTTCCGGCGCGTGGTCGCCGTCGGTTCCGATATCGACCGGCGCGGACCGATCCTCACCGGATCGATCCTGATCGAGCGCATGACCGTGGCGGGCGAGTAA